The genomic region CACAAACCAAACCCATAAGTCTCAAACAGAAGCCAAACCCACAAATCACAACCACTACCATTACAACACCGTCCTTTGCCGTGAGAGAATGGAggtgtgagagagagatgaggTACGAAGTCAAGTTTTGTATTGATTTCTCAGCCCGAAATTTTTGCTGAtatcattttcttctctcttgttGCTCCTCCCCCTATACAAgattctctctcctcccaaattTTCACCTTAGCTCTAAAATTGATGTAGAACAcagtttaatatttaatttttgtaattttgttattttaggcATATGTTATTTATTGCCTTGTTTTAggtatttttaatgtttttagtCAAATTAGAGTTTTATATGCTTTCATAGTCGTCTTAGGGTTTCTAGTCACcctaggttttctttttattatttaaatgcaTTGTAGCCTCTAAAGGCAATTCAGTTTTTcagattaataaaaatatagactCTTTTGTCAATTCTTTTTTCTGGTGGATTCTAGTTTATCACCTTATGGATTCAAGAAACCTCTCGTTAATTCGAGGTTTATTACCTAGGAACTAATATTTTAGTTTATGTCCATCAAAGAAAGCATCATGTGTGCTATATTTAGGCTTCTGCGacatcaattggtatcagagcctgaAGAAAGCATATATGATGCTCTTTGATGGACATAAACTAAACTGTCAATTCCTGGGTAGTAAACCTTAAATTCACAAGgggttccttgaatccacaaggtgGTAAACTAGAATCCACCaaaaaagaattaacaaaagagtctgtatttttattaatctGAAAAACTGAATTAACTTTGGAGGCTACAATgcgtttaaatagtaaaaagagaACCTAGGGTGACTAGAAACCCTAAAGCGACTGGGAAACTCTAAGGCAGCTGCGAAAACatataaaaccctaatttgactaaacaacattaaaaatacCTAAAACAAGGCAATAaataacctaaacctaaaatttaaaaaaattacataaaaatactaaaattaaattattacaaaaattaaatattaaaccgtgtcctacatcagatccctccacttgaaacaaattGATCCTCGAGTTGATGGTAGAAATTTGAAATCTTTCACTCCAAATAATCgaatactttgaatgctttaatgacttgatctaGCTTTGACTATAGAAGTGtaaaaatggaaaatgtaaccttttaaatgagtaaaaatctatatttggaaataaaatgaccaaagtggcCCTTGGCCTATGTATGTGGGCCACGGCTTGCATACATGGGCCAAAGCATGCGTACGCAGGCACATTCTTATGTATGCAACTAGGGTTTCAAAAGTATAAGAAAGATAAGTTTTCTACAATAATggttgaggtttggaatgaatcccacatcgtctaGGAACTGCTCCAAACTCcattttttccactatataaagccttacatggtacattttcaaaacacatagaaATCTCATgggaaaacctaagattcactagaaaatggTGAATCAAAgtggagtttttcacaaaatgccctcaagtcatttttatttgattgagacaTTTTCTAGCCccaatccttttagtttaacgttgctaattactattttattgaattatgaTAAATTTGATTGAGGGGAATGGTCATAATCAAAGTTTGGGAAGTCCTTTTGATGTATCAAGTTTCaacctttctcttctctctctctctcttttttttttttttttcctttctttcttttgctatttaatatgtttttctttctttgtttgtgttATAGCCTGTTTGTTTAGAGTAGGTTTATGTCTTCTTGTATATTGTGAGTATGTTTGGCtattaaaattagggttttcattTCTGCTTAGTTTTGCTATTTATCTGTTTTTGGGTTAGGGTTCAGGCGTGTTTGCGTATGCATACTTTTGTATGCGCGCGTAGGCTCGAAGCATGCGTACGCATAAAACTAGCCTGCGTGTGCGAAACTATGTATGCACACACATAATCGTGCCTAGGAACCCTAAATCTGCTTTTTCtgtgtcttttgttttgtttgtcttGCCTAATATGCCTCCATTCTAACCTTCTTATATGCTTTTGAtttgctttttctttgttcacatgtttgtttgttattgtaTGCTTGATTAGGGTTTATCTCTATGTTTCTTAATCTTAATATCATGTCATTCATTCATATGTCTATGCATTAATGCCATAGGTGTTGTGTTGTTGCAAGGTAAGTAAATGGTAAGTCAAGCATTAAAAATGTTCATGCATTCATGTTATGGTTTTACTTTGAGATATGATGGaacatgcttagatgtatgattaAGGTTTGTAATATGTTAATGCCTTGCTGCCATGTTTAGGCTGCTGCCTCATTTTAGATGTATGATAGGGTTTTCAtatgctagatgaatgctagggtttcttatttgtgtttggatttggcTCTTTTTTGCTTTAGGATAGATATGTATATGCTTTGGGATGAAAGCTGCCATGTTATatgttagatgcatgttagtgtgCGTGTCGAGTCTAAAATATAAGTGTTgagtgtctaacaccttcccaagagtGTACCTAAACTCTAAACCTatactctggtagtaagatcaatggTCCTTCCTTGAAGGGACGCGATATATATGATTTCTaaaccattgcaaaaactaggtggggACTCCCCCCTTGCATGCACAACGTACagcaaaatcaaacaaacacgGAATCAGTAGAAATTGTGTGAAGGCCAGAAAAAACAAAGTTCAGATGGAGTGAAGTATACATAAGAGGTTAGGGCATTACCTACttgtacccaaccaatacatGAGAGGTGGGCCACAGGTCAAGGCTttcagagggtgtggtttggcgGTGAGAAGAAATGGGGTCTACTTTAAGGTTCCCACTTAAACTTATTTGGGGAGagatgtcctgctgggatgacatctCACCCAAAAGAGGTAAGTGTGGGCTAGGACCACTTGATGCATGTCATAGAGGTAGGTAATGGAGAAGCTTAATCCTTATCCGGATGAGGGAAGTGAAAAACAGAGAGATGTAAGAAACAAGACAAGAAATATTTCTTAGGAATGAAGAGTGGTGCACCCAATAAGTAGCCGGCAGGCTAGTGGGTAGTCTTGGAAGGACACCGATAAGGAGCCAAAAGTAATTGAAAGGTAAAAAGGTTGTTAGGttataaaagtttaaaacaattGGCAAATCATGAACACACAAGAACATATAAGCTGCAGAAAGAAGATTTCAGAATTTGCCTGGTTCGATTAATTGAAAGACAGGCTCGACCGATTGAAAGTcgtatctgcagaattttaattaagcccaaacagcggttcaagcccattaaggattaagGTTTctgatctacttctcccactatataaaggaaaccctaagcacatttttaaaggtttttttatagagagaagagtgtgcctcctttgtatttagggttttgttcCTAAAAAGCTCTCTCATATTTTCTACCGGTGTTAttacttgaagaatctcaagatctgaagttgtagaagttgctgccttctctagtcatcaaaggtgctgatgatctaaaccttcaagggtggtcttggagtcacaaacaggAGAGTATGTGTTGCTAAACTTTTGAGTggaatctcaaagtcacaaatgtgagtgtttgtgttttgcaaaTGCCAAgaaaagaagtagtctgtggacttggagctatcatggggtcgtggtagtaagttttctactcaaggtagcaataggatgttagcgGTCGAAGTcactattgtacaaacttcaattctttcatagtggatttactGTTTTAcctaaggatagctaggttaaatcctccccaagttttttatcggtttggttttcctgcgtcatcatatcattgtgttatttatttttctactgctttgcatgatatgatatatttgtgttaacttagatctgcttaatttacctaagttaatcacttggctaaataactaggttaatctagttgtgtttaaggggtctaaaaacatacaaaGGTAAATCTCATCGTGGCAGATAGTATAAAGATGGGTAGCTGTGAACAgtaaaaagaagaacaagagaCAGGAAAGaatagaaagagaagaagagaagaagagaatatacagaaaaaatcaaagaaacataAGTGGTAGGAATAGAGGTATGCATCAATAAACTacatttttctctccctcttgacAGGCCCACTGTCATGCCCCAAACCccaaagggtccaaagcatgagaaagacATCTCAAATACctataaatttttcatttttaacaattcaatccacataaatcatatcaagtaccaacatcgagaattatcataattattccattaaatatactctcaaagtaagttAGAGCTCTAAGCAATAATTATAAGGACCATTGGCCACAAGAGAGTAGGGgttctaaataaataattacatatcaacAGCTTGTCCCTTTAGTGGGAATAaagtcacaaccactataacatacaaaagaatgagtcaagcctATTCTAAGGTGTACATCATCTAATGTCTCAATTACAAAAGTTCAACCTCCATTAGTAGTTAGTCTAACCACTGTTAGCCACCAAAAGTTGTCTCAAAAGATTGTTGCCTActttgaaaagtttataaaataatgggATGAGACAAAACCCAATAAGTAGCAaaattaatgggggtggggaAATGTAAGTTTCATAATGATGAGCAAgttacaaaacatgttataatatGGGAATTTCCATTAAGATCATGCAAAtccatttttcttaataaattgaTAAGAATGATTAAAAGAATATAGCACCAAGCTTTCTCCAAATATTTCAACATGAAACTACATAGTATTTACTGTGAGCTATCAAAATACCCTCTTTAAAATCTAGAAATCCAACCCAAGGTCACATTACAAGCCGCCATAAAGACGTTAAGTATGCCACAAAGACATCAAGTTATGCCACGAAGACATCAATTATGCCACAAAGACATCAATCCGCCACAAAGGCGGGGGTGCCAAGATACCAATGTCAAAAAGACTACGGCATTTGGCTGGATAATCACTGAGTAATCACATGTCGCAGCCCAAGGGTAAAAGCATAAAGAGTTCACAGTTTACATGAAATCAAAACACTGTTCAATTTCAAGTAATTTCACAAAAACCTTTGAAATACCCAATATATTCACAAGGCTctcaagttttcaaaaatcaTTTCTTGTCAATAATATTTTGCATCGACTTTCTCAATTATcaaagcatctttaaattttgcaaataatgcaataaatcaataaaatcccacaaaaaacttcccaaaatgtgtttaacccaaaaataatgttttatgtaacatggtaattttttaaaaatcccattaaaagctacttaccttgcaACCCTCAAAAAGCTTAACTTTCCAAGCTccaaaggagattagctagagcctaaacaatatcaagcaaacctatcacaataagcataaaGCTTGAAACTGTATCTAGCTACAAATTAGGAATTGTCAAATAAGCACTTTGattaggcaagcctagtatttagcctcacaaataatattttccacttccaaagttttTCAACCAATTCATTCACAAGGCATAGACTTCAATTCATAAAATTAAACCATTCAAGGTATTATATCCAACATCAAAACCTCAACACCTTCTAAGTACTTCCCACAAGGTTTACACCACATAAACAAGAGACCCATGATACCAAATATCATATTATCCTCCAAGACAAATGATATGAATAGTTAACTAGCtccaaataattaataaaaattatatttaccatttatttcacataaaaaaaagtccaaaactCCCAAATTTTCACCACTTAGATAACCACCATTGCAAAAATCATAAACTCACTCATCAAATACATCCACCAAGaccaaaacccatacataaaaacacataaatatcacttctaatgctcataaatcacatgagtattattattaaagcttagataaacataacctcaagaaaaagcatataaacccaccaaaaatattagaaatttttaccttaAATAGTAGGGATGAGTGAGCCTTACCTTTTTTCCTATGGAGTTCTCGGTGATCTTGCTGAAAAATGGTGATGGAAGTAGTGAGGAGTGGTACCGGTAGGAGAGTAAGGGAGTGAAGAGAGGAGAGTTTGTgaggaaaatgaaaagaaaagaaacatgtaAAAGACCCTTGGTTGACCGGCCAAATAAGGAGAGATACTTGTGAGTGTGTGGTGTGTGGTGGGGAAATAAGGGGTAGGTGGGTCATGTGTGGCTCCTAAAAATctgatctctttttttttttttttttcattgggcTGGGCTGTTACATTCTCCCCCTCTTATAAAAATTTCGTCCTCGAAATTTTACATAGTAAACTTAGATCTCTTTTCATTATGCACCTTATCCATATCAAATAAGAGTCACTGCCTTGCAACAATTTCATTCTCTTTACTAGAGTTGATTGAACTTTCAACTAGCCAAATAGGCCTCTGAATGGCTTATTCAACCTTAACTCCCAACCTTTCTAAATCAGTAAGGATTTTCCTCTAAGTAATATGCAAAGCATCTGAAAAATAATTAGAGACTGTACTACTAAGTGCACCAATAATGACATAGCCTTGCGGAGATGATAGTTAATAATGTAATCATAGTACTTAAACAATTCAAATCATTTGATGGTCTCATGTATAGTTCATTCTGGTTAAAGTAATACTCTAAAATTTTATGATTCATAAGATATCTCATCTTTCTCAAACAAATAATCTCCCTAAGATTTTGAAGCAAACAAAACTATAGCCAACTCCAAGTCATGCGGATAAATCTTTCTCATGATTTGTATATCCTACTAAGATCCAATATAATTCCATCCTTGGAGATCACATAACCCAACAACACTACTTGATTCCACCGAAATTCGCACTTCCTTAGTCTAGTAAACAACTTATTTCTCTTAGaataaatcaaaatatcatcaataaaCACAATGATAAAACGATCCCATAAATCATGAAATtccatatttcaaaaatttcataaaGAAGGACATTTGTTAATCCAAACAGCATCATTAAGAACTCATAATGACCATACCTAGTCCAAAAGGTTGCCTTTGGTATGGCCCCAATTTTCGACTAGCGGTAATTAGAACAAGATCAATCTTAGAAAATACTTGTACTCTTTGCAACTAGTCAAACAAGTCATCAATGCAAGGCAAATGATATTTACTCTTCATGGTAATTCAAATTAGATCATGGAAGTTGGTACATAACCTCATAGACCTATCATTCTCCCTAAATATGCATACAAGCATGACAAGAAGCCAACCGGTCCATGCCTAGGATAACATGCTTACCTAGCAACACCATTTTAGCCAATAATTCTCTACCCCTAATGAAAAGATACAAGAAGTAAGCACGAGATTATTCCATATAATATCACCAATTGGGGTAGAAGCTAATAACTTAAAATCAAGTAGTTCCAAGCTCTTATCACAACTTTTAGTACGGCACTAGAAACAAAATAATGCGTGGAACTAAGATAAAAAAACTCTAGCATGTGTGAAGGACAAAGGGAGTATACTTGTCGCCACGGTGTCCGTGGCCTAAGCATCTTGAGTAGTGAAGGCATACACTCTACCCTGCACTCTTTTCCCATCATCATTACCCTTAACAATTTTGGGTGTGGAAGAGGAACCTGAGCCCTTGGTAGTTAGGCATTCTCTAGCAATGTGTTCGGGTTGCTTACAATTGTAACACAACTTGGCTCCCAAAGTACAAGGTTGCCCTTTATGGGTCTTACCACAACGAGTGCAAGGCTACTTCTTACCAAATTGACGAGAGGCACCCTTGTCTTGCCCATTATAATGATCCCCATTATTGGACTTCTTAAAGAACCCCTTCTTTGAATTTTTCCCTTGACCTTTTACATGCTGAAAACTAGAGGGTCCTTGCTTCTTTTCATCCTCCTTGGAACCGGGGTTGCACTTAAAGTCCTCTTCAAGACTCATTGCCCGCTTTACAATCTCAGTAAAAGTGCCCACTCCTGAGAGTTTGAGAATCGAAGCTTAAACCATTTGGACCATTTTTCCAAAGTGCATAACTTCTATGGCAGAAGACTTCCTTGAGGTTACTTCGATTGGGGATTGGTTCCCTTCTTGGCCTTGCATCTGCTGAGAAGTTAAGCCTTCTTTTTTGGcagaaaaaattttcttttatacttgTTGGGTGATTAGTTTACCGTTTAGTTATTAAACTGTCTGCTGTAGCGTTATTTCCATTTGTTGTATTATTTTACCATAACCTTATTAAGCTACCTTCATTTATTTCAGTGTTAGTATCATTTGTTTCGTATTATACTTATTATGCCTTACTGTATTCCTAGTATAACATCTGTAATAGTTGTTCCTGTTGTGGCCGTATCATATGCTCAGCCCGCGATGCCTCTGCCAGAACGCGTCTACATTGGGACGGCTCGACTTGTGCACAAGGTAACCTAAAGTGTATCTCATTTAGGCTAGCCCCAACTCTCTTACCTCAGACCCACGGGCCGTAGTACAGCAGGAGGGATCGAAGCCCAACAACACAAAAAGGCCCACTACAGAAGGTAATGTACAACTCACACAAACATCTGCACTCAAAGAGAACAAAATGAGTTATTCAATGACTACTACAaagcaacaaaagaagaagatacaaaaagttatttaaagttgcaaaaaagaaaatcacaaaaaatatgaaaaacagtTTTGTCTTTCAATTGATTACAAATTGTTACTATAAAATTGCAACATTTATTGGATAATTGAGGATATTAGGGGTTTGGAATTataaattgtatttaaaaaaaaaaatttacattttccaTTTTGTAATTGTATCAATGATAGGGATTTTTGAGATTGGAATCCTAATGTGCAACATTCATTTTTTGTGATGAGAGTTAGatatctatttaatttattttcgaTTATGTTAgatatttatttgcttttgaAAGATATCAAATCTGACTCACTTTCACAAAACGTAATATATCACATTCACAAACTTAAAGTAAGGTATCATATGCATTCTTTCTTTGGGAAAGAATTTCAAATTCATTCCATGGGTTTGTCTCAAGTTTTTGTTTTGCGCGTCTTCAAGTTACTAAGACaactaaatgaaaattttttgggcTGTTTTGGCACTGTCAACGACAATGCATGTGTGATAGCTTAAATTCTTCTTTCATTGTTGGATTATTTTATAGTCGATAGCATTCCCGTGCATCACacaggttagcgactagttataataattattattaaaggATAGAACTAACCAAACAATTCAATTGGCCATTTTTATATTCTCTTTCACTcgtcttttttgtcttttaattttattttattttattttaataacttGATAGTTGAGAGAGGAAGAATTTAAATCGTGAATGTCTTTATTGAAACTTGGAAACACCAAGAGGTTCAAATTGAGCAGCTAGAATCAACATTAGTGTTAGGTTGTAAATCTGTTGTAAACTTCCATTCTatcatagtgaatttgtttACTTTGAGGACAACAAGGTTAAATCCTTCCTAGTTTTTTTTATCTTGATGCTGTTGGTTAATTAGCTTTCTTGGATCATTATATAACCTGCCTTCTTTACTTTTCCGTACTAAGtaatatgattatatgtgtttaacctaaatttgaataattaactTAAGTAACTACTTGGCTAATTAAATAGGTTAAACAAATCTGATTtacaggggtctaaacaaacaaacaattagTATTAAGAATCTTATATGGTGAGATAAGAAATACTACACATTTAAGCAAAATATTATTCAACTTGAGAAATCACTCGATGCAATGTCCAAGTGTTGATAGTACAACATGAAGATTTGATTTGCATAGTAATTTATTACATTAAGCTCTTACATAAGAGCTccatgctttttcttttttttttttaatttcatattattattattttactttaaatCTAAATACATTAGTGTTCAAACAATGTTTCCAGATTGTAAGGTCCTGAGACATTGGGAGTTCCACTCCAAATTAGCTCTGCAAATTGCTGGTAGGCCTTTTCGGAAGGATGACCAGAGTCAAAATACACATAATCATTAACGTTCTCACATAATTCGTACTCTTTCACTGATCTTTTTCCTCCACAACTCGGAGTTCCCCTATATGGACCAGTTCCACAGCATGCAATCTTTCCTTCAGTGAAGCCTTCCCAacataattaaaacaaagatgCTATTAGTCtgacataaataaaatacaaaatacaacaCTGATAAAATACTCTGTACTACGAAAATGTCAACGAGAATGTGACATACCATATTTTGAAGGGTTGTTTATTCTTTCACTTAGAAAAGTGTAGAAATCAGCTGTTGAATATTTGAGTCCTTTGAGCTCGCTCTCTAGCTTCGGAAGGAATTCAGAAAGTGCTTTATTGTGTAGTTTTACTAGTGTTGTAAGTTCTTCCAAACATGCACCTGTGTTTCCAGGTTTTACTAGTGCTTTAAAAAGCGGGGAACAACCCCATGGTCCCAAACCAAGGAACACAAATTTTCTTCCTCCTTTCTTATATATTTcctgaaaaatcaaaatataattatagccaacttataaaaaaaaaaaaaaaaacaagaataatcaaacataaatttgtttaaaagaTTGTATACAACACTAGTTGTTATTACTTTGATCACATTTGTCATGTTGCCAATCACCAAATTTACGTATTCTTCTTTAGAGTAGGATTGTAGCAGGCTGGTGTTTGAGTTGATGGTCACAAAATAATCGTTGCTTCCAATGCTAAAAAAGTAAACAGCTCTGTCTAGTAAAACCTTTGCTTCTTTTTCACCTAGTTCTTGCTTCAATAGAGTTTCCAAGTTGTTGAAATAATTGAGTTGAGCGTTCAAGCTTATCACCtgacaaagagagaaagaagaacttaAGATTATAATACTCAGTATTATGTTAAAAGAACGAGAgctatattttgtatataatgtGTCCCAACATAAGCAAAAGCATATGGGGCCAAGGCAAGGATTTGAATTTGGGTAATATATAAACATTTCTGACAAAAGAAACCACGACAATCCATCCTTTTCAAGTGAAATGGAGAAAGTGCATTTcactattaaaattttatttcttggaTGTTAGACAATTTACAGAGTgttatatcatttaaaatttaaattgacaCATCATTGGATATGCATTTAAATCTGCAATATTTAATATGACTTGAACAGAATGTGTACCAATCCTTGACGAGTTTCATCAAGAGCACCAGCTCCAATTGAAGCAAAGTTAGCCCCATCAATATACCGCTCATAACCAGGATGTAGATATGGTGGAA from Castanea sativa cultivar Marrone di Chiusa Pesio chromosome 11, ASM4071231v1 harbors:
- the LOC142617667 gene encoding GDSL esterase/lipase 2-like, whose amino-acid sequence is MMISLRFYFLVLYASITIPTQCLGDICLPKNHVALFIFGDSVVDAGNNNYINTTTDFQVNFSPYGESFFRYPTGRPSNGRLIPDFIAEYAKLQLIPPYLHPGYERYIDGANFASIGAGALDETRQGLVISLNAQLNYFNNLETLLKQELGEKEAKVLLDRAVYFFSIGSNDYFVTINSNTSLLQSYSKEEYVNLVIGNMTNVIKEIYKKGGRKFVFLGLGPWGCSPLFKALVKPGNTGACLEELTTLVKLHNKALSEFLPKLESELKGLKYSTADFYTFLSERINNPSKYGFTEGKIACCGTGPYRGTPSCGGKRSVKEYELCENVNDYVYFDSGHPSEKAYQQFAELIWSGTPNVSGPYNLETLFEH